AATCGCTCTTCCGTTTTCAATCTTCCCCTTAATTTATCTGACCTCTAAGAAGTCACTGATGGGAGAATTCACCAATGCCAAGTGGAATACAATCCTAGGTTACGCAGTTTCAATCATCTTGACCATTCTCAATATCAAGCTTCTTTTTGATATTTTTTAACCTCGTTTGAAATCAATTATAGTGTCAGCGTGAAGGTTGACAACATAGAAAGTAGTAGTGATTGGTTCATAAAAAGAAGTACAAAAAAAGAACAGTGGTAACTGTTCTTTTTTATCATTATTTGAGACCGTATTTTTTGTTGAAACGATCCACGCGTCCATCTGCTTGAGTGAACTTTTGACGTCCAGTGTAGAATGGGTGTGAGTCTGATGAAATTTCCACACGGATCAATGGGTAAGTTTCGCCTTCGAACTCAACAGTTTCGTTAGAGCGTTTTGTTGAACCGCTAAGGAATTTGTAACCAGTAGTTGTGTCCATGAAGACAACTGGGCGATATTCTGGATGGATATCTTTTTTCATTTTGCAATATTTCCTTTCTGCCATGGTCTCTTTGCGAGCCATAGATTGTTACTATACTAGTCTATCAGATTCTGATAAGTTTGGCAAGTCTTTTCCCTGATTTTATTAAAAATCTTGATAAAAAATCACTCCAGTGTTTACTGGAGTGAGGGTAGAAGAATGATTAGTTCTCTTGATTTGGAGCTTTTTCTTCTTGTTGATTTTTTACTTCTGTTTCTTTTACTGGTTCTGCGTTTTCTTCTGCTGATTTAGCCTCTTTTTCAGTTTCAGTAGGTTCTGTTTCTGTTGATTCTGTTACAGTTTCAGCTTCAGCCTCTGTTTCAGTTGGTTCGGCTACTGGCTCAGCTTCTGTTTTTGTTTC
The sequence above is a segment of the Streptococcus oralis ATCC 35037 genome. Coding sequences within it:
- a CDS encoding type B 50S ribosomal protein L31 produces the protein MKKDIHPEYRPVVFMDTTTGYKFLSGSTKRSNETVEFEGETYPLIRVEISSDSHPFYTGRQKFTQADGRVDRFNKKYGLK